Part of the Tissierellales bacterium genome, ATTCTAAGTTCATTGTGTTTGGATTCACTAGGATAACAAATTGCACCTGGAAGAAAAGTAATACCTAGAGGATAAGCTTTGTCAAAAAGCAATTTTTCAGTAGAAATGTAAGTAGGCAATTGAATCCAAATATTGTAACCTCCTTTTGGTATTGTGTATTTTACTTTAGATTTAAATTTAGTCTTCAAAATAAAGTTAGTGAGAGCCATTCGCTTTTCCAAAAAAGCTTGTATATTTTTTATTAAAGGGTCTATCATATTGCTGTTTAGAACTTCTGATAGCAATTTTTGAGGTAGTAATGCTGAGCCTAAATCAGCGCATGCTTTAGCTTTTTCAAGACCGCTTAGTATAGGATTACACGCAACGAGTGCGGCAAGTCTATAACCAGCTCCAAATAACTTACTTATGCCTTTTATATAAATTACTCTGTCATTAGTATCATAGTGCTTAATAGGCTTTGGAGGATTAGAATCTAAACTTATTTCTCCCCATGGATCATCCTCGATAATATAAAAGTCAAATAGCTCTGCTAAATTAAGCAATTCTAAACGTTCTTTTTTCGACAAGCAATAACCAATAGGGTTGCTATAGTTTGGAGTTAAATATATGAATTTTGGAGGCTCTTTATCACATTGTCTTATCAATTCATTGAATGGAAAACAATTATTTGAGATGTTTAAAGGTTTAATTACAGCCCCTGATCCTTTAAACGCATCTATAGCACCTGTATAAGATGGGGATTCAATCATTACTAAATCTCTAGGGCCAGTAAATACTTGTGCAATCAAATTTAACCCTTGCTGAGAACCGGATATTATGAGCAAATCATCTGGTGTAGTATTTACAAATCTATATTTTGAGAGATATTTTGAAAATGAAATTTTTAAATCCATATCACCAGTAGTTGGACCATATGGCATTATTATATCTTGAAAACGACCAAC contains:
- a CDS encoding PLP-dependent aminotransferase family protein yields the protein MFLKLDKSKREPLYKQIAQEISDKILAGEFESEKPLPSVRTLSLNLGVSHMTIVKAYEKLEQDNMVVKHHGKGIFINSKIVHPNSDNKIVSSWYNSIEDYHPRALTLSLLKNTLIKKPYNMSYSMLSPDLCLDFEPIFCKLVGRFQDIIMPYGPTTGDMDLKISFSKYLSKYRFVNTTPDDLLIISGSQQGLNLIAQVFTGPRDLVMIESPSYTGAIDAFKGSGAVIKPLNISNNCFPFNELIRQCDKEPPKFIYLTPNYSNPIGYCLSKKERLELLNLAELFDFYIIEDDPWGEISLDSNPPKPIKHYDTNDRVIYIKGISKLFGAGYRLAALVACNPILSGLEKAKACADLGSALLPQKLLSEVLNSNMIDPLIKNIQAFLEKRMALTNFILKTKFKSKVKYTIPKGGYNIWIQLPTYISTEKLLFDKAYPLGITFLPGAICYPSESKHNELR